From Xiphophorus couchianus chromosome 23, X_couchianus-1.0, whole genome shotgun sequence, one genomic window encodes:
- the il12ba gene encoding interleukin 12Ba precursor yields MKMREPYKTQRKAGEPSNLGLENKMKLFVISILCAFFLVSSQNPTSHWTLQPNVLVLEVDGNPGQQPISCLEMPENVVTSDNQDVIWKKNGAEEAQRGNWYLVRLVESLGGGNYTCHSPDGALLNYTEVLIQHNETKRRRILVKNQQEDYLKCSTQNYNGEFRCSWTWHSNRVGKAALIKAQRMSEGQNSHCSVEPSRHQWMCSSAQSNFSCSVDDSGSGISCLDWQHCPYAEERRQVQVTVFVRTDQFLLESYSKRFYLSEIVKPDKVRISKVNKTLVEWSYPSSWNTPYSYFPLTFQVSQFSRQCRKCENPCTELKHSKTSTLSSSDVCQLKVKQKIKVVCVRAKDALCDSEWSEWTHVRLKRDEGKQKEGTAAMNDRT; encoded by the exons atgaaaatGAGAGAACCCTATAAAACTCAGAGGAAGGCAGGAGAGCCATCAAACCTGGGGCTTGAAAATAAG ATGAAGCTGTTTGTCATCAGCATCCTGTGTGCATTTTTTCTGGTCAGTAGCCAAAATCCAACAAGTCACTGGACTCTCCAGCCAAACG TTCTGGTGCTGGAAGTTGATGGCAATCCGGGACAACAGCCAATCAGTTGCCTGGAGATGCCAGAGAATGTTGTGACGAGCGACAACCAGGACGTCATTTGGAAGAAGAATGGAGCAGAGGAGGCGCAGAGAGGAAACTGGTACCTGGTGCGGTTAGTGGAAAGCTTGGGAGGGGGCAACTACACGTGCCACAGCCCGGATGGAGCTCTCCTAAATTACACCGAGGTCCTGATCCAGCATAACGAAACCAAGAGAAGGAGGATTCTTGTCAAAAATCAGCAAG agGATTATTTGAAGTGTTCCACTCAGAACTACAACGGGGAGTTTCGCTGTTCTTGGACATGGCACAGCAATCGTGTTGGCAAAGCTGCACTTATCAAAGCTCAACG CATGTCTGAGGGCCAGAACAGCCACTGCTCTGTGGAGCCCAGTCGCCACCAGTGGATGTGCTCGTCAGCTCAGAGCAACTTCAGCTGCTCTGTGGACGACAGCGGGTCTGGTATTTCCTGCCTGGACTGGCAGCACTGCCCATACGCCGAGGAGAGACGGCAGGTCCAGGTCACTGTCTTTGTTAGGACCGATCAGTTTCTGCTGGAGAGCTACTCTAAGCGGTTTTACTTGTCGGAAATAG TGAAACCAGACAAGGTGAGGATTAGCAAGGTGAACAAAACCTTGGTAGAGTGGAGTTACCCGAGCTCCTGGAACACGCCGTACTCCTACTTCCCTCTGACGTTCCAGGTCTCACAGTTCAGCCGTCAATGCAGAAAGTGTGAAAACCCATGCACAGAGCTGAAGCACTCAAAG ACCTCGACATTGTCTTCCTCTGACGTCTGCCAGCTTAAAGTGAAGCAAAAGATTAAGGTTGTGTGTGTCCGAGCGAAGGATGCGCTCTGTGACTCAGAGTGGAGCGAATGGACCCATGTCAG